In Amphiura filiformis chromosome 1, Afil_fr2py, whole genome shotgun sequence, the following are encoded in one genomic region:
- the LOC140147318 gene encoding LOW QUALITY PROTEIN: uncharacterized protein (The sequence of the model RefSeq protein was modified relative to this genomic sequence to represent the inferred CDS: deleted 2 bases in 1 codon), translating to MISTMDVSQVESESSKVHHQDKDGPVNSSLVELEAQMASLLSLHNVTSDVTFPTPDMSSTDYQSAEDMYTVPDSSYVSVIKFNGQPIPPPVLSLACRLEMQAYKEEAIKKERDIAARRRRKLLDTVQDIVDRFEVTKQESRESTPREVAPREESETPDFTQSINNVTLPGLSDTEKWHYNEAIKSIEDKEQEDRETCEKEATSILQEIDSMLEAKSDDNDATIEETNPPDSTHHLKSTKPSLTTPETNVIPPSISSSASSSEGSALNRTVIAAEDGVDNYTDTNRTNMERDFNPPFQSTAIGFSKHQESEEHSLDKEAFLFHNHLKMTDNLRESWAESESNLSYLGEYRGLPTPISFVNPDLGVTQEQSTTSPEETNDQFSDDKPSNNQISTTEDKEFSTLSSAHTLSGTHSTHVTLDTVGQSCTLPLSLFSSSSNSTLCEVHDPFASYTDGAAPFNGTGRKVAGLSEGHPLDKNSNTESGSEPQLVTSNNKEATNVSKSCYQDEETQCKSEGEGTSTDEFKSPPKRVRRNSYTLDHPSPALLDAQARNEAPYASDEGSPQVLVDKHPTVRRSLELGGTDQTLMGTAKSEVGRVDQKRDSGSSVPPGDQQKEEPVLTEDNLVRLQLEQFELMRKQLEQKQRERLEEMLFTQHQEQLALQKEMASLELRFNQQDASKIYSSVFGMEESSQDDDQRHEESPTEILVKAKPMKRGSDATNPSLRDSLENAFPPPVLIPNSHSSPAIHTHSSQLSTMNTSYSNVSETADNRSMPFYLERSHDRSIDLDYMDVERSALNAWMPASDVRRQKIYSPSMQAKFERVSAVVKGYLTRRLMQTQKVQSIIKTIRDTVYFVDDFQAETPIKQGRLTLQDVALAERLLSQLSAARNELYDTFQTMPVRDRMAIIAQSRILQQQELRKTYEKSPDDYSSSRNTPVETKPLSTATLKALERKNKAKKLEDIVMNATKQPARTTNQRPMKRPKSVGGNRILRPIQGNQSPPSPVGAPFSFPISTAKEAPKPKAVIHRHTGTNKTMKNKSKTSANTTSNATTATGKKPKSVRRSLYPTTTGTTRGPAKSNARSKATRNTVLNKK from the exons ATGATTAG CACCATGGATGTTTCCCAAGTAGAAAGTGAATCCTCAAAAGTCCACCACCAGGACAAGGATGGTCCAGTCAACTCATCACTGGTTGAATTGGAAGCCCAGATGGCAAGCCTACTAAGTCTGCACAATGTCACATCAGATGTAACCTTCCCTACACCCGATATGTCATCAACGGATTATCAGTCAGCTGAGGACATGTACACTGTGCCTGATAGTAGTTATGTGTCTGTCATTAAATTCAATGGACAACCAATCCCACCACCAGTG CTAAGCCTGGCTTGCAGACTAGAAATGCAAGCTTACAAGGAGGAAGCTATAAAGAAAGAGCGAGATATAGCGGCAAGACGGCGACGCAAACTTCTTGACACAGTGCAAGATATTGTCGACAGATTTGAG GTTACCAAACAAGAATCAAGGGAAAGCACCCCACGTGAAGTCGCCCCACGTGAAGAAAGCGAAACCCCAGATTTCACCCAGAGTATTAATAACGTCACACTGCCAGGATTAAGTGACACAGAAAAGTGGCACTACAATGAAGCAATAAAATCGATAGAGGACAAAGAACAAGAAGATAGGGAAACTTGTGAGAAGGAAGCCACAAGTATACTGCAAGAAATAGATAGTATGTTAGAAGCTAAAAGTGACGATAATGATGCAACGATTGAGGAAACCAATCCACCAGATAGTACCCACCACTTGAAATCCACCAAACCATCTTTGACTACACCTGAGACTAATGTTATTCCACCGTCAATATCAAGCAGTGCTAGTAGCAGTGAAGGAAGCGCCCTCAATAGGACTGTAATCGCTGCTGAGGATGGTGTTGATAATTACACCGATACAAATAGGACCAACATGGAACGGGACTTTAACCCACCATTTCAGAGTACCGCTATTGGATTCAGTAAACATCAAGAATCCGAAGAACATTCATTGGATAAAGAAGCATTCCTGTTTCACAATCATTTGAAAATGACAGATAATTTGAGAGAAAGCTGGGCTGAAAGCGAGTCCAATTTGAGTTATCTTGGTGAATACCGAGGTCTACCTACACCAATATCGTTTGTGAATCCCGACCTTGGTGTTACGCAAGAGCAGAGTACAACATCGCCAGAAGAGACAAACGATCAGTTTAGTGATGACAAACCTAGTAATAACCAAATCTCAACAACGGAGGATAAGGAGTTTTCAACTCTGAGTAGTGCCCATACTCTAAGTGGAACTCATTCAACACATGTCACTCTTGACACTGTAGGTCAGTCGTGTACACTGCCTCTAAGTCTATTCAGCAGCAGTAGTAATTCAACCCTCTGTGAAGTACATGATCCGTTTGCCTCTTACACAGATGGGGCCGCTCCATTCAATGGGACAGGGAGGAAGGTGGCGGGCTTGTCCGAGGGGCACCCGTTGGACAAGAAT AGCAATACTGAAAGTGGTAGTGAGCCACAACTTGTAACTAGCAATAACAAAGAAgcgacaaatgtgtcaaaatcttGTTATCAAGATGAAGAAACTCAATGCAAATCCGAAGGGGAGGGGACATCAACTGATGAATTTAAATCCCCGCCGAAACGTGTCCGTAGGAATTCGTACACATTAGATCACCCGTCACCAGCCTTGTTAGATGCTCAGGCTAGAAATGAGGCACCATACGCAAGTGATGAAGGGAGCCCTCAGGTGTTGGTAGATAAGCATCCCACAGTTCGTCGTAGCCTAGAACTAGGTGGTACTGATCAAACACTGATGGGAACTGCCAAGTCTGAAGTTGGAAGAGTGGACCAAAAGAGGGACAGTGGCTCAAGTGTACCTCCTGGAGATCAACAGAAAG AAGAACCGGTTTTGACTGAAGACAATCTTGTTCGTCTCCAACTAGAGCAGTTTGAACTGATGAGGAAACAATTGGAACAGAAACAGAGAGAACGACTTGAAGAAATGCTATTTACACAGCATCAG GAACAACTAGCACTGCAGAAAGAAATGGCATCACTAGAGCTGAGATTCAACCAGCAGGATGCATCCAAGATTTATTCCTCTGTATTTGGCATGGAAGAATCATCACAGGATGATGACCAACGACATGAAGAATCTCCAACTGAAATATTGGTGAAAG CAAAACCAATGAAGCGTGGCAGTGACGCAACCAATCCCTCCCTAAGAGACAGCCTAGAAAATGCCTTCCCACCGCCAGTTCTCATACCCAACTCTCATTCTTCTCCTGCCATACACACTCACAGCTCACAACTCAGTACTATGAACACAAGCTATAGCAATGTATCAGAGACTGCTGATAACCGTAGCATGCCTTTTTACCTGGAGCGTTCACATGATAGGAGTATAGACTTGGATTATATGGATGTAGAGAGAAGTGCCTTAAATGCCTGGATGCCTGCTAGTGATGTGAGAAGGCAAAAG ATTTATTCTCCATCTATGCAAGCTAAGTTTGAACGTGTGTCAGCTGTAGTGAAGGGTTACCTTACTAGAAGACTAATGCAAACTCAGAAAGTACAAAGCATCATTAAAACTATAAGG GATACCGTATACTTTGTAGATGACTTCCAAGCAGAAACCCCAATCAAACAAGGCAGACTGACACTTCAAGATGTAGCACTAGCAGAAAGACTACTTTCACAG CTAAGTGCTGCACGTAATGAGTTGTATGACACATTCCAAACAATGCCTGTAAGAGATAGAATGGCCATTATAGCCCAGTCTAGAATACTACAACAACAGGAACTACGCAAGACGTATGAAAAG AGTCCTGATGATTATTCTAGCAGTAGAAATACCCCAGTAGAGACCAAACCATTATCAACAGCCACCTTGAAAGCATTAGAAAGGAAAAACAAAGCCAA AAAACTTGAGGATATAGTGATGAATGCAACTAAACAGCCTGCTAGGACAACCAACCAAAGACCAATGAAGAGACCAAAGAGTGTTGGTGGCAATAG AATTTTGAGGCCTATTCAAGGAAACCAGTCTCCACCAAGTCCTGTAGGTGCTCCTTTCAG TTTTCCCATTTCAACTGCTAAAGAAGCTCCAAAACCAAAAGCAGTGATTCACAGACACACTGGAACTAACAAAACCATGAAAAACAAGAGTAAAACGTCAGCAAACACAACCAGTAATGCAACAACAGCAACAGGGAAGAAACCCAAGAGTGTGAGGAGATCCTTATATCCTACAACTACAGGAACAACAAGAGGACCAGCTAAGAGCAATGCTAGATCAAAAGCGACTAGAAACACTGTGCTCAACAAGAAATGA
- the LOC140147326 gene encoding cytidine deaminase-like, producing MENNNVAACKINSLPENIQDLCRKSEEMKKAAYCPYSNFRVGAAILSKDGQVFEGCNVENASYSLGVCAERCAILKAVSEGYKEFSAIAVASDIKDYHIGPCGACRQVIYEFGKDMDIYLTRPDGTFIKTTARELMPHGFGPECLEFAKVENGN from the exons ATGGAGAACAACAACGTGGCCGCGTGTAAAATTAATTCATTACCTG AGAACATTCAGGATCTGTGTCGTAAGTCTGAAGAGATGAAGAAAGCAGCCTACTGTCCATACAGTAATTTCAGAGTGGGTGCTGCAATTTTAAGTAAAGATGGACAGGTCTTTGAag GTTGCAATGTTGAGAATGCCTCCTATTCATTAGGAGTGTGTGCTGAGAGGTGTGCTATTTTAAAGGCTGTGTCGGAAGGCTACAAAGAATTTTCAGCCATCGCTGTTGCCAG tgATATAAAGGACTATCATATTGGACCATGTGGTGCATGTCGCCAAGTCATTTATGAG TTTGGTAAAGACATGGACATCTATTTAACCAGGCCTGATGGGACGTTTATCAAGACCACGGCCAGGGAATTGATGCCACATGGATTCGGACCAGAGTGCTTGGAGTTTGCCAAAGTAGAGAATGGTAACTGA